From Novosphingobium decolorationis, one genomic window encodes:
- a CDS encoding MotA/TolQ/ExbB proton channel family protein, translating to MINPENLVDATSALIVGGGTLLATLLRCGFTDSGAACAALRRLVRKRFDAASFKAELAVHVQDMRQDGVIRTEPHLSGDAEFDEATGALIGSRSVASLHAAHIAHKRRRAARSMRAVRTLNQAADLSPVLGLAGTLISLSQLPAGSGQDGNFTSAIAMAVLTTLYGLLLGNMVFAPLARAVARRASEEEQARQEVLDWLESQVGVALPRHADEAHVPANGQGRRK from the coding sequence GTGATCAATCCCGAAAATCTCGTCGATGCGACGTCCGCGCTGATTGTGGGCGGGGGCACGCTGCTTGCGACTTTGCTGCGCTGCGGGTTCACCGACAGCGGGGCGGCCTGTGCCGCGCTGCGCCGCCTCGTGCGAAAGCGCTTCGACGCGGCGAGCTTCAAGGCCGAGCTGGCCGTTCACGTTCAGGATATGCGCCAGGACGGCGTGATCCGCACCGAACCGCACTTGTCCGGTGATGCCGAGTTCGACGAGGCGACCGGCGCTCTGATCGGCTCGCGGTCGGTGGCCTCGCTCCACGCCGCGCACATCGCGCACAAGCGCCGCCGCGCGGCGCGGTCGATGCGCGCGGTGCGCACGCTCAACCAGGCCGCCGACCTTTCGCCCGTGCTGGGGCTGGCCGGCACGCTGATCTCGCTCAGCCAGCTTCCGGCGGGCAGCGGGCAGGACGGCAACTTCACCAGCGCGATCGCCATGGCCGTGCTGACGACGCTCTATGGCCTGCTTCTGGGGAACATGGTCTTTGCCCCGCTCGCGCGCGCGGTTGCGCGGCGCGCCTCGGAGGAGGAGCAGGCCCGCCAGGAGGTGCTCGACTGGTTGGAGAGCCAGGTTGGCGTCGCCCTGCCGCGCCATGCCGATGAGGCGCATGTGCCTGCGAACGGACAGGGGCGGCGCAAGTGA
- a CDS encoding flagella basal body P-ring formation protein FlgA: MSLSTILMALAAGGATYADLDAIDRQVAAFTGAPVGAVGGAITPLDRRLRLQRCQSSLALSWRGPSKDSVVVQCADVGGWRLFVPVRSAPPPAFQPPVREPDAINRGDALSIAVTGQGFTVSQPGEALESGPVGAWIRVRLATGQRGRGEEMRARIVRPGLVSVPLP; the protein is encoded by the coding sequence ATGAGCTTGAGTACGATCCTGATGGCGCTGGCCGCCGGAGGCGCTACCTACGCCGATCTCGACGCGATCGACCGGCAGGTCGCGGCCTTCACCGGCGCGCCCGTGGGCGCGGTCGGGGGGGCGATCACGCCGCTCGACCGGCGCCTGCGCCTCCAGCGTTGCCAGAGCAGCCTTGCGCTGTCCTGGCGCGGCCCTTCCAAGGACAGTGTCGTCGTCCAGTGCGCCGATGTCGGGGGCTGGCGTCTCTTCGTCCCCGTACGCAGTGCGCCGCCGCCCGCCTTCCAGCCGCCCGTGCGTGAGCCCGACGCGATCAATCGCGGGGATGCCCTCAGCATCGCCGTGACGGGGCAGGGCTTTACTGTCTCACAGCCGGGAGAGGCCTTGGAATCGGGTCCTGTCGGCGCGTGGATCCGGGTCCGCCTGGCCACCGGGCAACGGGGGCGGGGCGAGGAAATGCGCGCGCGGATCGTGCGGCCGGGTCTCGTCAGTGTGCCTCTGCCGTGA
- a CDS encoding flagellar biosynthesis anti-sigma factor FlgM, whose product MPPIEVGPAQSIGSIPSRPARPSGGEELAAVASSAPASARPEANPAPSQPAVETSAALDPGAAPVDTDRVSQIRKAVEAGTYPLVPAQIADAMIAAGVMLRTPK is encoded by the coding sequence ATGCCACCTATCGAAGTGGGACCTGCGCAGTCGATCGGATCGATCCCGTCGCGTCCGGCCCGCCCGTCGGGCGGTGAAGAACTTGCAGCGGTCGCCTCGTCGGCCCCGGCCTCGGCCCGGCCCGAGGCGAACCCGGCCCCGAGCCAGCCTGCCGTGGAAACTTCGGCGGCGCTCGATCCCGGTGCTGCGCCGGTCGACACCGACCGCGTCTCGCAGATTCGCAAGGCCGTGGAAGCCGGCACCTACCCCCTCGTTCCGGCCCAGATCGCCGACGCCATGATCGCGGCGGGCGTCATGCTGCGGACACCCAAGTAA
- a CDS encoding flagellar protein FlgN encodes MTGGELSGTLRQMLAVLETERQALAALDLDGIVGATGAKDRLCSELDHLQRADLDEECRGLLDTARRLNEVNRQVRNILAANVTRRLDALTGSPQLYRASGTYAVAGARV; translated from the coding sequence ATGACCGGGGGCGAGCTTTCCGGCACCTTGCGGCAGATGCTTGCCGTGCTCGAGACCGAGCGGCAGGCGCTTGCCGCGCTCGACCTCGACGGCATCGTCGGGGCGACGGGGGCGAAGGACCGCCTGTGCAGCGAACTCGACCACCTGCAGCGCGCCGACCTCGACGAGGAATGCCGCGGTCTGCTCGACACTGCACGGCGCCTCAACGAGGTGAACCGGCAGGTGCGCAACATCCTGGCCGCCAATGTCACGCGCCGTCTCGATGCGCTGACCGGCAGTCCGCAGCTCTACCGCGCGTCGGGCACTTACGCCGTGGCCGGCGCCCGCGTCTGA
- a CDS encoding lytic transglycosylase domain-containing protein, with protein sequence MSDPGTVGANFAGATLRAQSPTHAQAREAIARAADATGVDFQYLMAQARLESGLDPTARAGTSSAAGLFQFTNGTWLGTLDRHGARHGLSWVSEAIEGGRIRDPGLRSQVLGLRYDADASARMAAELARDNGAELTAVLGRAPDATELYLAHFLGAAGAGEFLGALAHNPGQSAAALLPKAAAANRAIFYEGTGAARSVGGVMNLLRARMASAMGESGGAVRLAYDPAVFAAPGKDMPSASAFLAARSAGSMPANLGPLAREFHGGTSPAAAAPHVPARSMAETLKGAFGASEAALPGNVKNAYGKLARFGL encoded by the coding sequence TTGAGCGATCCAGGTACAGTCGGAGCGAACTTTGCAGGGGCAACCCTGCGCGCGCAGTCGCCCACGCACGCACAGGCGCGCGAGGCCATTGCCCGCGCCGCCGATGCGACCGGCGTCGATTTCCAGTATCTCATGGCGCAGGCCCGGCTTGAATCTGGCCTCGATCCCACGGCCCGGGCCGGCACATCGAGTGCGGCCGGGCTGTTCCAGTTCACCAATGGCACCTGGCTCGGCACGCTGGACCGGCATGGCGCGCGCCATGGCCTCTCGTGGGTCAGCGAAGCCATCGAGGGCGGGCGTATCCGCGATCCCGGCCTGCGCAGCCAGGTCCTGGGGCTGCGCTACGATGCCGATGCTTCCGCGCGCATGGCCGCTGAACTCGCGCGCGACAACGGCGCGGAGCTGACCGCCGTTCTGGGCCGCGCACCCGATGCGACCGAACTCTATCTGGCCCACTTCCTGGGAGCCGCCGGGGCAGGCGAATTTCTTGGCGCGCTCGCCCACAATCCCGGACAGAGCGCAGCGGCGCTGCTTCCCAAGGCCGCCGCGGCGAACCGCGCGATCTTCTACGAAGGCACAGGCGCAGCCCGTTCGGTCGGCGGCGTGATGAACCTCCTGCGCGCGCGCATGGCGAGCGCCATGGGGGAAAGCGGCGGTGCGGTGCGGCTGGCGTACGATCCGGCGGTCTTTGCCGCTCCCGGCAAGGACATGCCGTCGGCGAGTGCCTTTCTTGCCGCGCGCAGTGCCGGTTCGATGCCCGCCAACCTCGGGCCGCTCGCACGGGAGTTTCATGGCGGAACCAGCCCGGCCGCCGCCGCGCCGCACGTCCCCGCCCGCTCCATGGCCGAAACGCTCAAAGGTGCCTTCGGGGCCTCCGAGGCGGCCCTGCCGGGTAACGTGAAGAACGCCTACGGCAAACTCGCGAGGTTCGGCCTGTGA
- a CDS encoding flagellar biosynthesis protein FlhA, translating to MNLFKRIQDPGALALPVGILTLIVLMIVPVPAIVLDLSFTLNIALSVAVLMAAMNADKPLDFSSFPSVLLFATLLRLALNVASTRVVLVHGHEGGEAAGKVIEAFGAFLIGGNFAVGIFVFLILVIINLVVVTKGAGRVSEVSARFTLDALPGKQMAIDADLAAGLLTADEAKARRREVATEADFYGSMDGSSKFVKGDAIAALLILGVNIIAGFCLGMISHEMSAGDAAQTYITLAIGDALVAQVPSLLLSIAAAVIVTRVADTRDLAGQIGGQFASPETWLPVGVVLGAIGLIPAMPQTIFLPAAGLALWLWHALRKRAARAALPAEVVPEPVDPARIELEDVSDHTLVTIELGYGLVQLVDARHGSPLVSRVTGVRKQLSQAFGFIVPQFRVRDALDMAPHDYRIVLGGVTLGGSSVRADRVLAIDAGEARKNHTLKGEETQDPSFGCPALWIDPAARDHAIAEGFLTVDAGTVIATHLNQLLAERPQDLLGPDEVRMLIDALKDHAGSLIETITPQPLSLAALTRLLRNLLEDGIPIAHPLPILASLSRAVQQTVEHDRLVELVRADLGALIVGRVCPPNMRLPVVTLDAGLESAIVSGMMDPVTGQPVIEPDLAATIGQRIAELSDSRGAQAIPLALVVQPRARRALAQLLRLRAPSCLVLSIAELPPTQPIEVIDVVGAPRAPAPGLPGPDGAGASSPESLAA from the coding sequence GTGAACCTGTTCAAGCGCATCCAGGACCCGGGCGCCCTGGCGCTTCCCGTCGGCATCCTCACGCTCATCGTCCTGATGATCGTGCCGGTTCCGGCGATTGTCCTCGATTTGTCCTTCACGCTCAACATCGCGCTTTCGGTTGCCGTCCTGATGGCGGCGATGAACGCGGACAAGCCGCTCGACTTCTCCTCCTTCCCCTCGGTCCTGCTTTTCGCGACGCTGCTGCGCCTCGCGCTCAACGTCGCCTCGACACGTGTCGTGCTGGTTCATGGGCACGAGGGCGGGGAGGCCGCAGGCAAGGTTATCGAGGCCTTCGGCGCCTTCCTCATCGGTGGCAATTTCGCGGTCGGCATCTTCGTCTTCCTGATCCTTGTCATCATCAACCTGGTGGTGGTGACGAAGGGGGCAGGGCGCGTTTCGGAAGTCTCCGCGCGCTTCACGCTGGATGCGCTGCCCGGCAAGCAGATGGCCATCGACGCAGACCTTGCCGCCGGGCTCCTGACGGCCGACGAGGCCAAGGCGCGCCGCCGTGAAGTGGCGACCGAGGCCGATTTCTACGGCTCGATGGACGGCTCTTCCAAGTTCGTGAAGGGCGATGCGATCGCCGCGCTGCTGATCCTGGGTGTCAACATCATCGCGGGCTTCTGCCTGGGTATGATCAGCCACGAGATGTCGGCGGGGGATGCCGCACAGACCTATATCACGCTCGCCATCGGCGACGCGCTCGTGGCGCAGGTGCCCTCGTTGCTGCTTTCCATCGCGGCCGCCGTCATCGTTACCCGCGTCGCCGACACGCGCGATCTGGCCGGGCAGATCGGCGGCCAGTTCGCCAGCCCCGAGACCTGGCTGCCGGTGGGCGTGGTGCTCGGCGCCATCGGCCTCATTCCGGCCATGCCGCAGACGATTTTCCTGCCCGCTGCGGGACTGGCCCTGTGGCTCTGGCACGCCTTGCGAAAACGGGCCGCGCGCGCGGCCCTGCCCGCCGAGGTCGTGCCCGAGCCGGTCGATCCGGCGCGCATCGAACTGGAGGACGTTTCCGACCATACCCTTGTCACCATCGAGCTGGGCTACGGCCTCGTGCAACTGGTCGATGCGCGCCACGGCTCGCCGCTGGTCAGCCGCGTCACCGGCGTGCGCAAGCAGCTGAGCCAGGCCTTCGGCTTCATCGTGCCGCAGTTTCGCGTGCGCGACGCGCTCGACATGGCGCCGCACGATTATCGCATCGTGCTGGGCGGCGTGACGCTGGGCGGATCGAGCGTTCGCGCCGACAGGGTGCTCGCCATCGATGCGGGCGAGGCGCGCAAGAACCACACCTTGAAGGGCGAAGAGACGCAGGACCCCAGCTTCGGCTGCCCTGCGCTCTGGATCGATCCGGCCGCGCGTGACCACGCCATCGCCGAAGGCTTCCTGACGGTGGATGCCGGGACCGTGATCGCTACCCACCTCAACCAGCTGCTGGCCGAGCGCCCGCAGGACCTGCTCGGCCCCGACGAGGTGCGGATGCTGATCGATGCGCTGAAAGACCACGCGGGCAGCCTGATCGAGACGATCACGCCGCAGCCGCTTTCGCTGGCCGCGCTGACGCGCCTTCTGCGCAACCTCTTGGAAGACGGTATTCCCATCGCCCACCCGCTGCCGATCCTTGCCTCGCTCAGCCGCGCGGTGCAGCAGACGGTGGAGCACGACCGACTGGTCGAGCTGGTGCGCGCGGACCTGGGCGCGCTGATCGTGGGCCGGGTGTGCCCGCCCAACATGCGCCTGCCCGTGGTCACGCTCGACGCCGGGCTCGAAAGCGCCATCGTCTCGGGAATGATGGACCCGGTCACCGGGCAGCCGGTGATCGAGCCCGACCTTGCCGCCACCATCGGCCAGCGCATTGCCGAGCTTTCCGACAGCCGCGGGGCGCAGGCGATCCCGCTCGCGCTCGTCGTGCAGCCGCGTGCACGCCGCGCGCTCGCCCAGCTGCTGCGCCTGCGCGCGCCCAGCTGCCTTGTCCTCTCGATTGCCGAGCTGCCGCCCACCCAGCCCATCGAGGTGATCGACGTAGTGGGTGCGCCGCGTGCGCCCGCGCCGGGTCTGCCCGGGCCGGACGGCGCAGGCGCATCTTCGCCTGAGAGTCTCGCGGCATGA
- a CDS encoding sigma-70 family RNA polymerase sigma factor, producing the protein MKQDQTVFTPPTYSVGARSPRLGGHREEVADRVRRFLPMVRRLAWHVNGTGRPGIELEDLMQAGLVALTECAQKHSGPTEDGFAAYAKMRVRGAMVDLVRKAVPMSRGASERRRQIEAKEHELRATLGRAPSLAELAEALGMAEMDLAAMQDSSQPMRFESIDEVYSDQNLAFATEERDSLAILADAEMREAVIAALGDLPERLRLVISLYFVEELNLSEIAEVLQVSVPRVHQLKAQALTKLRESLAGVADIL; encoded by the coding sequence ATGAAACAGGATCAGACCGTATTCACGCCGCCGACCTACTCGGTCGGTGCGCGCAGTCCGCGCCTGGGAGGGCATCGGGAGGAAGTGGCCGACCGCGTTCGTCGCTTTCTCCCGATGGTGCGCCGCCTGGCCTGGCACGTCAACGGCACGGGGCGTCCGGGGATCGAGCTGGAGGACCTGATGCAGGCGGGCCTCGTCGCGCTGACCGAGTGCGCGCAGAAACATTCGGGGCCGACCGAAGACGGCTTTGCCGCCTACGCCAAGATGCGCGTGCGCGGCGCCATGGTCGATCTCGTGCGCAAGGCCGTGCCGATGTCGCGCGGAGCGAGCGAGCGCCGCCGCCAGATCGAGGCCAAGGAGCACGAACTGCGCGCCACGCTGGGCCGCGCGCCTTCGCTTGCCGAACTGGCCGAGGCGCTGGGCATGGCGGAGATGGACCTTGCCGCGATGCAGGATTCCAGTCAGCCCATGCGCTTTGAATCCATCGACGAGGTCTATTCCGACCAGAACCTGGCCTTTGCCACCGAGGAGCGCGACAGCCTCGCCATCCTGGCCGATGCGGAGATGCGCGAGGCGGTGATCGCGGCGCTGGGCGATCTGCCTGAACGCCTGCGTCTCGTCATCTCGCTCTATTTCGTGGAGGAACTGAACCTCTCCGAGATCGCCGAGGTCCTGCAGGTGAGCGTCCCGCGCGTCCACCAGTTGAAGGCGCAGGCGCTCACCAAGTTGCGGGAGAGCCTCGCCGGGGTGGCGGACATTCTATAG
- the trxC gene encoding thioredoxin TrxC, which produces MTSPESKIVVCPSCGASNRVPTAKLGAGGTCGRCHTALFTGKPLVLTSANFEAHAGKGDLPLLVDFWASWCGPCRQMAPAFEAAAARLEPMMRLGKLDTEAEQAIAGRYAIRSIPTMVLIHKGREIARQSGAMPPQAIVQWAQSAMMGMAG; this is translated from the coding sequence ATGACCAGCCCCGAAAGCAAGATCGTCGTCTGCCCCTCCTGCGGCGCCTCGAACCGGGTCCCCACCGCGAAACTGGGCGCAGGCGGCACCTGTGGGCGCTGTCACACGGCTCTGTTCACCGGCAAACCGCTGGTGCTGACCTCGGCCAACTTCGAGGCCCATGCGGGCAAGGGAGATCTGCCGCTGCTCGTCGATTTCTGGGCCAGCTGGTGCGGCCCCTGCCGCCAGATGGCCCCCGCCTTCGAGGCCGCCGCCGCCCGGCTCGAACCCATGATGCGTCTGGGCAAGCTCGACACCGAAGCCGAACAGGCCATTGCCGGGCGCTACGCGATCCGCTCGATCCCGACCATGGTGCTCATCCACAAGGGCCGCGAAATCGCACGCCAGTCGGGCGCGATGCCTCCCCAGGCCATCGTCCAGTGGGCGCAAAGCGCGATGATGGGAATGGCGGGCTGA